A single window of Falco rusticolus isolate bFalRus1 chromosome 6, bFalRus1.pri, whole genome shotgun sequence DNA harbors:
- the LOC119149890 gene encoding uncharacterized protein LOC119149890, with protein sequence MSCLHRACEAVISEVLLCLPETAGSHQLRYMVNDHLPISTMQAMGISQEAVYKNLLSPPPKRTPSPIPPSLLETSGVSAPSRVALCFNSPRPFPVLNLSPAAYLPSLQPAHPEGPPPTSVPVLIIFSYPPTPRFLRDTLQPVCRFKPPDGLKKSPETNHLADFVSSLEIPVDVEQIIHLKTPEDDLWKVREPFPQQYPLGPHTVRTSVFAYHSGPHCQHTRAAK encoded by the exons ATGTCATGTCTGCACAGGGCATGTGAAGCTGTAATTAGTGAAGTGCTGCTGTGTCTTCCAGAAACTGCTGGGAGCCACCAGCTCCGTTACATGGTTAATGACCACCTGCCCATAAGCACCATGCAGGCGATGGGCATTTCACAGGAG GCTGTGTATAAAAACTTGTTGTCACCGCCACCCAAAAGGACACCCTCTCccatccccccatccctgctTGAGACCTCTGGGGTCTCTGCCCCTTCGCGGGTTGCCCTTTGCTTTAACTCTCCCCGTCCCTTCCCGGTATTAAACCTGTCTCCGGCTGCGTATCTTCcctctctccagcctgcccaccCCGAGGGCCCCCCTCCAACTTCTGTCCCcgttttgattattttttcttacccCCCCACGCCCCGGTTTCTAAGGGACACCCTCCAACCTGTCTGTAG gtttaaaCCTCCAGACGGGTTGAAGAAATCGCCCGAAACGAACCACTTGGCAGATTTTGTTTCCTCCCTTGAAATCCCTGTGGACGTGGAGCAG ATCATTCACTTGAAGACGCCGGAGGACGATTTGTGGAAGGTAAGAGAGCCTTTTCCCCAACAATATCCTCTGGGGCCACATACTGTGCGTACCTCAGTATTTGCCTACCACTCAGGCCCACACTGCCAGCACACTCGTGCTGCGAAGTGA